Below is a genomic region from Actinomyces weissii.
AACCCCAGCCTGTGCTGAGATACAGACGGTGCAGGACCCCATATCCAGGAAGGAACGCCCATCATGGCGAAGCTGACCACTGACGAGCTCATCGAGGCTTTCAAGGAGCTCACCCTCATCGAGTTGTCCGAGTTCGTGAAGGCCTTCGAGGAGACCTTCGACGTCACCGCCGCCGCCCCGGCTGCCGTGGCCGTTGCCGCCGCCCCGGCTGCTGGCGGCGAGGCCGCCGCCGCTGAGGAGAAGGACGAGTTCGACGTCATCCTCGAGTCCGCTGGCGACAAGAAGATCCAGGTCATCAAGGAGGTGCGCGCCCTGACCTCCCTCGGCCTGAAGGAGGCCAAGGAGCTCGTGGACGGCGCCCCCAAGCCCGTCCTCGAGGGCGC
It encodes:
- the rplL gene encoding 50S ribosomal protein L7/L12 encodes the protein MAKLTTDELIEAFKELTLIELSEFVKAFEETFDVTAAAPAAVAVAAAPAAGGEAAAAEEKDEFDVILESAGDKKIQVIKEVRALTSLGLKEAKELVDGAPKPVLEGANKEAAEKAKAQLEGAGATVTLK